Proteins from one Desulfonema limicola genomic window:
- a CDS encoding methyl-accepting chemotaxis protein codes for MNINFFKNLSIKKKLFLPNILYFILLSIVIIIFFSSGTLIKNLYEAQKNYTSLSNSARNTAYNIQSYMNKESNYNILEQEFNELADKKEKYLSDTFSRIWKKIGHIEKIDQRNSEIGKEIETLTNFSIAQSNLFINRVSEKLADEQLRTEVTKLERLVIIGANINTSSNYEIKVLFERLKSDINLKNSMLEFLDTLIKNTEKDKKRLEGTPFEKMPQDAQDANLKIKDITLEYIKNIQEYKKIRQEIFEEIEKLIIKIDDYSLTGMQTFFNTIKNYFRIILIFLSLTAFTGIIVSLFLSNSISKALSNAMNIIKSISEGDLTLSIDVKEKDEIGYLLNLIKNMTEKLKYTITEVKNTTEEVASSSRKTSSGSKELSMTAESVAQGTNEQAASSQEISASMEQMLSNITQNSENAFETEKIALKCAESAKKGMTAVKNTIIAMKQISEKITIIDDIARETNMLALNAAIEAARAGKNGKGFAVVASEVRKLAVQSQKAAAKIGLLSVSNVQIAEEAGVILTQIVPDVQKTAELIQEISASCQEQNTGAEHINKAILQLDLVIQQNAQVSQELSATAEELSSIADAASNIQVKKLQKAVEFFKINRPDYSENDNKEIIIKLDNNSLKDIPAEKIEDIKRYLKASLSDMSKIEIKDNNKKDLDKIKLSNKTQSKVEMPDQAFDSDFDIY; via the coding sequence ATGAACATTAATTTTTTTAAAAATCTTTCAATAAAGAAAAAACTGTTTCTGCCCAATATACTTTATTTTATATTATTATCTATTGTTATAATTATCTTTTTCAGCTCGGGAACTTTGATAAAAAATCTGTATGAAGCTCAAAAAAATTATACCTCTTTGTCAAATAGTGCCAGAAATACTGCATATAATATCCAGTCCTATATGAATAAAGAAAGCAATTATAACATTTTGGAGCAAGAATTCAATGAACTTGCAGATAAAAAAGAAAAATATCTGTCAGATACTTTTTCAAGAATATGGAAAAAGATTGGACATATAGAAAAAATAGACCAGAGAAATTCAGAAATTGGCAAAGAAATTGAAACATTAACGAATTTTTCCATAGCGCAGTCAAATCTTTTTATCAACAGGGTCAGTGAAAAACTGGCAGATGAGCAGTTGAGAACAGAGGTTACAAAGCTTGAAAGGCTGGTTATTATCGGAGCAAATATCAATACCAGTTCAAATTATGAGATCAAGGTTTTGTTTGAACGGCTAAAATCAGACATAAACCTGAAAAATTCTATGCTGGAATTTCTTGATACATTAATAAAAAATACTGAAAAAGACAAAAAAAGACTGGAAGGAACGCCATTTGAAAAAATGCCTCAGGATGCACAGGATGCAAATCTCAAAATAAAAGATATTACTCTTGAATATATTAAAAATATTCAAGAATATAAAAAAATCAGGCAGGAAATTTTTGAAGAAATTGAAAAACTGATTATTAAGATTGATGATTACAGCCTTACAGGTATGCAGACATTTTTTAATACAATAAAAAACTATTTCAGGATCATTTTAATATTTTTATCACTTACTGCTTTTACAGGTATAATTGTCAGCCTTTTTCTGTCAAACTCCATTTCAAAAGCCCTGTCTAATGCCATGAATATAATAAAATCCATATCAGAAGGAGACCTGACATTATCAATTGATGTAAAGGAAAAAGATGAGATTGGCTACCTGCTTAACCTGATTAAAAATATGACAGAAAAATTAAAATACACTATTACCGAGGTTAAAAATACAACAGAAGAGGTAGCATCAAGCAGCCGGAAAACAAGCTCTGGTTCAAAGGAATTAAGCATGACTGCAGAATCAGTTGCCCAGGGAACTAATGAGCAGGCAGCGTCATCCCAGGAGATTTCAGCATCAATGGAACAAATGCTGTCAAACATAACCCAGAATTCTGAAAATGCTTTTGAAACTGAAAAAATAGCATTAAAATGTGCTGAAAGTGCAAAAAAAGGCATGACAGCAGTAAAAAACACAATTATTGCCATGAAACAAATATCTGAAAAAATTACTATAATTGACGATATTGCACGGGAAACAAATATGCTGGCATTAAATGCAGCCATTGAAGCTGCAAGGGCAGGGAAAAACGGGAAAGGTTTTGCAGTGGTTGCCTCGGAAGTGAGAAAACTGGCTGTTCAAAGCCAGAAAGCTGCTGCCAAAATCGGACTGCTTTCAGTTTCCAATGTTCAGATTGCTGAAGAAGCAGGAGTTATTTTAACCCAGATTGTTCCTGATGTTCAAAAAACCGCTGAATTGATCCAGGAAATCAGCGCATCCTGCCAAGAGCAGAATACCGGGGCAGAGCATATAAATAAGGCAATTTTACAGCTTGATCTTGTTATTCAGCAAAATGCCCAGGTGTCTCAGGAACTGTCTGCTACCGCCGAGGAATTGTCTTCCATTGCTGACGCAGCATCAAATATCCAGGTGAAAAAACTTCAAAAAGCTGTTGAATTTTTCAAGATTAACAGACCTGATTATTCTGAAAATGATAATAAAGAAATTATCATTAAGCTTGATAATAACTCCTTAAAAGATATTCCTGCTGAAAAAATTGAAGATATAAAAAGATATCTGAAAGCTTCACTTTCAGATATGTCAAAAATTGAGATAAAAGATAATAATAAAAAAGATCTGGATAAAATCAAACTATCAAATAAAACACAATCAAAGGTTGAGATGCCAGATCAAGCTTTTGATTCGGATTTTGATATATATTAG
- a CDS encoding tellurite resistance TerB family protein translates to MGFLDNVKRWTQEKSAELQAGVKKFKNKDFLAATTAGCAMVAFADGVVQPEEKAKMAGFIERNDALKVFDIRQVIDSFEKYVKGFEFDYAIGKGEALKAIAKIKKDPDAARLLVRVCCSIGAADNDFDNNEKRVVIEICRELGIDPAEFDLNPDSLKSGSAGGIKSKSSDDGMPDWMRR, encoded by the coding sequence ATGGGTTTTTTGGATAATGTTAAAAGATGGACACAGGAAAAAAGTGCTGAACTTCAAGCCGGAGTTAAAAAATTCAAAAACAAAGATTTTCTTGCAGCAACAACAGCAGGATGCGCTATGGTAGCTTTTGCAGATGGAGTAGTACAGCCGGAAGAAAAAGCAAAAATGGCAGGATTTATTGAGCGCAATGATGCACTGAAGGTTTTTGACATAAGACAGGTAATTGACAGCTTTGAAAAATATGTCAAAGGCTTTGAGTTTGATTATGCCATTGGAAAAGGAGAGGCTTTAAAAGCCATTGCAAAAATAAAAAAAGACCCTGATGCCGCAAGACTCCTGGTTCGTGTATGCTGTTCAATAGGTGCTGCTGACAATGATTTTGACAATAATGAAAAACGTGTTGTTATTGAAATCTGCCGGGAACTTGGAATTGATCCTGCTGAATTTGATTTAAATCCAGATTCTTTGAAATCAGGCAGTGCTGGTGGAATAAAAAGCAAATCTTCAGATGATGGAATGCCTGACTGGATGCGGAGATAA
- a CDS encoding rhodanese-like domain-containing protein, producing MGKKKFIIVLTVFFLLTGFATLSFGFETDIPEKKQTKLGLYITAREAYIKWLSDPGNVKIIDCRTPEEYIFIGHAPMACNIPNEFVTHKFDEKKKPVMEPNPDYLSLVKKKFSSDDIILIMCRSGARSANSVNILEEAGFKRVYNITDGFEGDEVKDPLSTFNGKRLRNGWKNAGNPWTYDIDTNLAYSPEAKIE from the coding sequence ATGGGTAAAAAAAAATTTATAATAGTATTGACTGTTTTTTTTCTGCTCACAGGATTCGCAACTCTTTCTTTTGGTTTTGAAACAGATATTCCAGAAAAAAAACAAACCAAACTGGGACTTTATATTACAGCAAGAGAAGCATATATTAAATGGCTGAGTGATCCTGGTAATGTTAAAATAATTGACTGCCGCACACCTGAAGAATACATTTTTATAGGACATGCACCTATGGCCTGCAATATTCCAAATGAATTTGTGACCCATAAATTTGATGAAAAGAAAAAACCTGTTATGGAGCCTAATCCTGATTATTTATCACTGGTTAAAAAAAAGTTCAGCTCTGATGATATTATCTTGATTATGTGCCGTTCAGGAGCCAGAAGCGCCAATTCTGTTAATATCCTGGAAGAGGCTGGCTTTAAAAGGGTTTATAACATTACGGACGGGTTTGAAGGTGATGAAGTTAAAGATCCTTTAAGCACATTTAACGGCAAACGATTAAGAAACGGCTGGAAAAACGCTGGTAATCCCTGGACATACGATATTGATACCAATTTAGCTTATTCTCCTGAAGCAAAAATAGAATAA
- a CDS encoding ABC transporter ATP-binding protein, whose product MNKELLTIKNLVKHFDISGGLLEQLSFSGGKIIRKQTSVKAVNNVSFTINSGEIFSVVGESGCGKSTLARTAMGLYPPDNGEIYYKEDRIDNLSPREMLPFRAKMQMIFQDPYASLNPRMTVKQTLEEPYVFHNKSASQKEVIDKVSEVMEQVGVNPKWALRYPHEFSGGQRQRISIARALMVNPEFIAADEPISALDVSIQAQILNLLMDARSQRGLTYMFITHDLSVVAHISTRVAVMYLGTLCELAKAGTLFNEPRHPYTKALLSAIPKIGQARPPHVKLKGEVPTPINLPSGCVFHGRCLYADKRCVNEIPGLTKLESGTLAACHGIEEGRL is encoded by the coding sequence ATGAATAAAGAATTATTGACCATTAAAAATCTTGTAAAACATTTTGATATTTCCGGCGGCCTTCTGGAGCAGTTATCATTTTCAGGAGGGAAAATAATACGGAAGCAAACCAGTGTTAAAGCTGTTAATAATGTCAGCTTTACCATTAATTCAGGAGAGATATTCAGTGTTGTAGGAGAAAGCGGATGCGGCAAATCCACCCTGGCAAGAACAGCAATGGGGCTTTATCCTCCTGACAACGGAGAAATTTATTATAAAGAGGACAGAATAGATAATCTATCCCCGCGGGAGATGCTTCCTTTTCGTGCAAAAATGCAGATGATCTTTCAAGACCCTTATGCCTCATTAAACCCCAGGATGACAGTAAAGCAGACCCTTGAGGAACCTTATGTGTTTCATAATAAATCAGCTTCACAAAAAGAGGTTATAGACAAGGTAAGCGAGGTAATGGAGCAGGTAGGGGTTAATCCCAAATGGGCGCTGCGCTATCCCCATGAGTTTTCAGGAGGCCAGCGCCAGCGCATCAGCATTGCAAGGGCGCTGATGGTAAATCCTGAATTTATTGCAGCAGATGAGCCTATTTCAGCCCTGGATGTTTCCATCCAGGCCCAGATTCTCAACCTGCTCATGGATGCCCGCAGCCAGAGGGGACTGACCTATATGTTTATTACTCATGATCTTTCCGTGGTAGCTCATATAAGTACAAGGGTAGCAGTGATGTATCTTGGAACATTGTGCGAGCTGGCAAAGGCGGGAACCCTTTTTAATGAACCGCGCCACCCTTATACAAAGGCTTTATTAAGCGCAATACCAAAAATTGGACAGGCAAGACCCCCTCATGTCAAATTAAAAGGAGAGGTTCCCACTCCCATTAATCTGCCTTCAGGGTGTGTGTTTCACGGCAGATGCCTGTATGCAGATAAAAGATGTGTTAATGAAATACCTGGTCTTACAAAGCTGGAGTCTGGAACCCTGGCAGCCTGTCATGGAATTGAAGAAGGGCGATTATAG
- a CDS encoding sigma-54 interaction domain-containing protein: MSESLNTLLNNRLVQLLLESIGDGVFTLNPEGFITSWNCSMEKISGYSAGEIIGKRCSILEFSQCFGKQCPVSPLECGILKYGRVDPLECFFKHKDNHIVPVIKNAKIIRENNEIAGIVETVTDMTELKKAKLKIEEAFRQMKEYYKFGNLIGRSHVMQQVFSAIKAAASSEATVLIQGESGTGKELVAGAIHFNSERKNKPMITVNCSALPESLLESELFGHVKGAFTGAVRDREGRFEEADGGSIFLDEIGEISPLIQVKLLRVIQEREIERVGESKKRKVNMRIITATNKDLYELVKKGLFREDLYYRLKVFPVYLPPFRKRREDIPILASHFIDIFNKKTGKNIQGISQEVMRILMDYNWPGNVRELENAIEHAFVLCSNNKIDLFDLPVEIRQFKFNTDTQESCSLVPKKKSGKFVLSKEILLGLLFECNWNKAEAARRMGLSRAAIWKYMKKWDIPNKKPS, from the coding sequence ATGTCAGAATCTTTAAATACACTTTTAAATAACAGGCTTGTTCAATTATTGCTTGAATCCATTGGAGACGGGGTTTTTACATTAAATCCAGAAGGATTTATTACATCATGGAATTGTTCCATGGAAAAAATTTCAGGTTACAGTGCAGGAGAAATAATCGGGAAAAGGTGCAGCATACTGGAATTCAGCCAGTGTTTTGGCAAACAGTGCCCTGTCAGCCCTCTTGAATGCGGTATATTAAAATACGGCAGGGTTGATCCTTTAGAGTGTTTTTTTAAACATAAAGACAATCATATTGTTCCTGTTATAAAAAATGCAAAAATCATAAGAGAAAATAATGAAATTGCTGGAATTGTTGAAACTGTTACAGATATGACAGAGCTGAAAAAAGCAAAACTGAAAATAGAAGAAGCCTTTCGGCAGATGAAAGAATATTATAAATTTGGAAACCTGATTGGCAGAAGCCATGTAATGCAGCAGGTTTTTTCAGCTATCAAAGCTGCTGCATCAAGTGAAGCTACTGTTTTGATTCAGGGGGAAAGCGGTACAGGCAAAGAGCTGGTTGCAGGAGCAATTCATTTTAACAGTGAGCGCAAAAACAAGCCCATGATAACAGTCAATTGCAGCGCTCTCCCTGAGTCGCTGCTTGAAAGCGAGCTGTTCGGTCATGTTAAAGGTGCATTTACAGGTGCAGTCCGAGACCGTGAGGGCCGTTTTGAAGAAGCTGACGGAGGTAGCATATTTCTTGATGAAATCGGGGAGATAAGCCCTTTAATCCAGGTAAAGCTGCTCAGGGTAATTCAGGAGCGTGAGATTGAAAGGGTTGGTGAGTCAAAAAAAAGAAAGGTTAATATGCGTATAATTACAGCAACAAATAAAGACCTGTATGAGCTGGTTAAAAAAGGACTTTTCAGGGAAGACCTTTATTACCGCCTCAAGGTGTTTCCTGTATATCTTCCACCTTTTCGGAAGCGCCGGGAAGATATTCCAATACTTGCAAGCCATTTTATAGATATTTTCAACAAAAAAACCGGCAAAAATATTCAGGGCATATCCCAGGAAGTCATGCGTATTTTAATGGATTATAACTGGCCTGGAAATGTCAGAGAGCTTGAAAATGCCATAGAACATGCTTTTGTTTTATGCAGCAATAATAAAATTGATCTGTTTGACCTGCCTGTGGAGATTCGCCAGTTTAAATTTAATACAGATACTCAGGAGTCCTGTTCCCTGGTTCCTAAAAAAAAATCAGGAAAATTTGTGTTATCAAAAGAAATACTGCTGGGGCTGCTTTTTGAGTGCAATTGGAATAAGGCCGAGGCTGCAAGGCGCATGGGCCTGAGCAGGGCTGCTATATGGAAGTATATGAAAAAATGGGATATTCCAAATAAAAAACCTTCTTAA
- a CDS encoding ATP-binding protein has translation MKKLQNLPIGDSSFESIRSNNCLYVDKTRHIFKMAEEGKYYFMARPRRFGKSLTVSTLRCLFQGKKDLFYGLRVSGTDWEWKKHPVILLDFNSISHDTTENLKLSLKETLLSIAKQEGIELTSSLLKGQFKELICLLYKKTKMPVVILIDEYDKPLIDHLGKGKDHMDTARNNRDVLKTFFGVMKDGDVSQILRLVFITGVSRFSRISIFSELNNLKDMTMLEDYADMLGYTQEEVETFFSPYIEDFEKKKQMPRSQILDNLKNCYNGYRFSEKNIKVYNPYSVLNAMDQKKFGSFWFETGTPTFLVNLLKENNWYLPKIEDMQATEAVFSVYDIDRLQIQALLFQTGYVTIRDVKDRLYFFDYPNQEVKTAFLEILFHSYTQWAGNNSRFVLLAGYLDKEDINSFIETMTAIYASIPYTLETKRDEAYFHTIFYLMVCASGVNAHSEVLTSEGRIDLLVEFSDKLYIVEFKCNQSADAAIKQIQDRGYDTKYRKTGKKIMLMGINFDTEKRNISEWKCV, from the coding sequence ATGAAAAAACTGCAAAATCTGCCCATAGGCGATTCATCTTTTGAAAGCATACGCAGTAATAACTGCCTTTATGTTGATAAAACCAGGCATATTTTTAAAATGGCAGAAGAAGGGAAGTATTATTTCATGGCAAGACCCCGAAGATTCGGCAAATCCCTCACAGTATCAACCCTTCGCTGTCTGTTCCAGGGAAAAAAAGACCTGTTTTACGGGCTGCGGGTTTCAGGAACTGACTGGGAATGGAAAAAACATCCAGTAATCCTGCTGGATTTTAACAGCATCAGCCATGACACAACTGAAAACCTGAAACTTAGTTTAAAAGAAACCCTTTTGAGTATAGCAAAACAGGAAGGCATTGAACTGACAAGCTCTCTTTTAAAAGGGCAGTTTAAGGAACTGATCTGCCTGCTTTACAAAAAAACAAAAATGCCTGTGGTTATTTTAATTGACGAATACGACAAGCCCCTGATTGATCATCTTGGAAAAGGGAAAGATCATATGGACACAGCACGGAACAACCGTGATGTTTTAAAAACCTTTTTCGGGGTAATGAAAGACGGTGATGTTTCCCAGATTCTCAGGTTAGTGTTTATAACGGGTGTATCAAGATTCAGCAGGATTTCAATTTTTTCAGAACTCAATAACCTGAAAGATATGACCATGCTTGAAGATTATGCAGATATGCTTGGATATACCCAGGAAGAGGTTGAAACATTTTTTTCTCCATATATAGAAGATTTTGAAAAAAAAAAGCAGATGCCAAGGTCTCAAATCCTGGATAATCTGAAAAATTGTTATAACGGATACCGGTTTTCTGAAAAAAATATAAAGGTATATAATCCCTATTCTGTTCTTAATGCCATGGATCAGAAAAAATTCGGCAGTTTCTGGTTTGAAACCGGAACCCCGACATTTCTTGTAAATCTTTTAAAAGAAAACAACTGGTACCTGCCCAAAATCGAGGATATGCAGGCAACAGAAGCTGTTTTCAGTGTTTATGATATTGACCGGCTTCAAATCCAGGCTCTTTTGTTCCAGACAGGATATGTAACAATTAGGGATGTAAAAGACCGGCTTTATTTTTTTGATTATCCAAACCAGGAAGTCAAGACAGCTTTTCTTGAAATCCTGTTTCATTCATATACCCAGTGGGCCGGAAATAATTCCAGGTTTGTCCTGCTTGCAGGTTATCTTGACAAAGAGGATATAAACTCATTTATTGAAACCATGACCGCCATCTATGCCTCAATTCCATACACCCTGGAAACCAAAAGAGACGAGGCATATTTTCACACTATTTTTTATCTTATGGTCTGTGCATCAGGCGTAAATGCTCACAGCGAGGTTTTGACAAGCGAAGGAAGAATTGACCTGCTTGTTGAATTTTCAGACAAGCTTTATATTGTTGAATTTAAATGCAATCAGAGTGCAGATGCAGCCATTAAGCAGATACAGGACAGGGGCTATGATACAAAATACCGCAAAACTGGGAAAAAGATAATGCTTATGGGCATTAATTTTGACACGGAAAAACGTAATATTTCAGAGTGGAAATGTGTGTAA